In Sphaeramia orbicularis chromosome 10, fSphaOr1.1, whole genome shotgun sequence, the following proteins share a genomic window:
- the kif3a gene encoding kinesin-like protein KIF3A isoform X2 — translation MPSNKLEKPDKQEVSDNVKVVVRCRPLNQKEKMMGHKQAVSVDEIRGTITVNKLETPQEPPKTFTFDTVFGPDSKQLDVYNLTARPIVDSVLEGYNGTIFAYGQTGTGKTFTMEGVRAVPELRGIIPNSFAHIFGHIAKAEGDTRFLVRVSYLEIYNEEVRDLLGKDQMQRLEVKERPDVGVYIKDLSGYVVNNADDMDRIMTLGHKNRSVGATNMNEHSSRSHAIFTITIECSEKGVDGNQHVRMGKLHLVDLAGSERQGKTGATGQRLKEATKINLSLSTLGNVISALVDGKSTHVPYRNSKLTRLLQDSLGGNSKTMMCANIGPADYNYDETISTLRYANRAKNIKNKARINEDPKDALLRQFQKEIEELKKKLEEGEEISGSEGSGSEEMDEGDDEGGEAGESRRRRRDSSSSSSSNSSEFTRSSLVPLLTEDKPQTKRGKKKVSPDKMVEMQAKIEEERKALEAKLDMEEEERNKARAELEKREKDLLKAQQEHHILLEKLSALEKKVIVGGVDLLAKAEEQEKLLQESNSELEERRRRAEQLRKELEEKEQERLDIEEKYTSLQEEAQGKTKKLKKVWTMLMAAKSEMADLQQEHHREIEGLLENIRQLSRELRLQMLIIDNFIPQEYQEMIENYVHWNEDIGEWQLKCVAYTGNNMRKQTPAPDKKEKDPFEVDLSHVYLAYTEESMRQSLMKLERPRTSKSSKSGRPKTGRRKRSAKPDAVIESLLQ, via the exons ATGCCG AGTAATAAGCTCGAGAAACCTGACAAACAGGAGGTCAGTGACAATGTAAAGGTGGTGGTGAGATGTCGCCCCCTCAATCAGAAAGAGAAGATGATGGGCCACAAACAGGCCGTCAGTGTGGACGAGATCCGTGGGACCATCACAGTTAACAAACTGGAGACTCCCCAAGAGCCTCCCAAGACCTTCACCTTTGACACAGTGTTTGGGCCAGACAGCAAACAGCTGGACGTGTACAACCTCACAGCCCGCCCCATCGTCGATTCAGTATTAGAGGGATACAATG GCACAATTTTTGCATATGGGCAAACTGGCACAGGAAAAACATTCACTATGGAAGGTGTGAGAGCAGTGCCAGAACTGAGGGGGATAATCCCAAATTCTTTTGCTCATATTTTTGGTCACATTGCTAAGGCAGAGGGTGACACCAG GTTTTTGGTTCGTGTTTCGTACCTTGAGATTTACAATGAAGAAGTGCGGGACTTGTTGGGCAAGGACCAGATGCAAAGGCTTGAG GTGAAAGAAAGACCAGATGTTGGCGTATATATTAAAGATCTCTCTGGATATGTTGTGAATAATGCTGATGACATGGACAGGATAATGACCCTCGGCCACAAAAACC GGTCTGTTGGTGCCACCAATATGAATGAACACAGCTCCCGCTCTCATGCAATCTTCACCATTACTATTGAGTGCAGTGAGAAAGGTGTTGATGGAAATCAGCATGTGCGAATGGGAAAGCTTCATCTGGTTGATCTTGCT GGTTCAGAGAGACAGGGTAAGACTGGAGCCACAGGCCAGAGGTTAAAGGAAGCCACCAAAATAAATCTCTCTCTATCCACACTGGGCAATGTCATCTCTGCTCTGGTGGATGGCAAGAGCACACATGTGCCCTACAGGAACTCCAAACTAACTCGCCTGCTGCAGGATTCACTTGGAGGCAACTCCAAGACCATGATG TGTGCAAATATAGGCCCTGCAGACTACAACTATGATGAGACCATCAGCACCCTTCGCTATGCCAATAGGGCTAAAAATATCAAGAACAAAGCCCGGATCAATGAGGACCCAAAGGATGCTCTGCTTCGCCAGTTTCAGAAAGAGATAGAGGAGCTGAAGAAGAAGCTAGAGGAGG GTGAGGAGATCTCTGGCTCAGAGGGCAGTGGATCAGAAGAGATGGATGAGGGTGATGATGAAGGAGGGGAAGCAGGAGAAAGCCGTAGGAGAAGAAGAG atagtagcagcagcagcagcagcaatagTTCAGAGTTTACCCGCTCCTCTTTAGTACCATTGCTCACTGAGGATAAACCTCAGACTA AAAGAG GGAAGAAGAAGGTTTCCCCAGACAAGATGGTGGAGATGCAGGCAAAGATTGAAGAAGAAAGAAAGGCCCTGGAGGCTAAGCTtgacatggaggaggaggagaggaacaAGGCGAGAGCAGAGCTGGAGAAGAGAGAAAAGGACCTGCTCAAAGCCCA GCAGGAGCATCACATTCTGCTGGAGAAACTGTCAGCCTTAGAGAAGAAGGTGATCGTGGGTGGGGTAGACCTTTTGGCCAAAGCAGAGGAGCAGGAGAAGCTCCTGCAGGAGTCCAACAGTGAGCTGGAGGAACGTCGCAGAAGGGCAGAACAGCTGCGGAAGGAGCTAGAGGAGAAAGAG CAAGAACGTTTGGACATTGAGGAGAAGTACACAAGCCTGCAGGAGGAAGCTCAAGGGAAAACAAAGAAGCTCAAGAAAGTGTGGACCATGCTGATGGCTGCCAAATCTGAG aTGGCAGATTTACAGCAAGAGCATCACAGAGAGATAGAGGGACTCCTGGAGAACATTCGCCAGCTGAGCCGAGAATTGCGGCTCCAGATGCTCATCATAGACAACTTTATTCCTCAGGAATACCAG GAGATGATAGAAAATTATGTGCACTGGAATGAAGACATTGGAGAATGGCAGCTG AAATGTGTGGCGTACACTGGCAACAACATGAGAAAACAGACTCCTGCaccagacaaaaaagaaaaagat CCATTTGAGGTGGATCTGTCCCATGTGTATCTGGCCTACACAGAGGAGAGCATGCGGCAGTCATTGATGAAACTTGAGAGGCCCAGGACCTCAAAGAGTAGCAAGAGTGGACGTCCCAAAACTGGACGAAG GAAAAGATCAGCAAAACCTGATGCTGTAATCGAATCCCTTCTGCAGTGA
- the kif3a gene encoding kinesin-like protein KIF3A isoform X1, whose amino-acid sequence MPSNKLEKPDKQEVSDNVKVVVRCRPLNQKEKMMGHKQAVSVDEIRGTITVNKLETPQEPPKTFTFDTVFGPDSKQLDVYNLTARPIVDSVLEGYNGTIFAYGQTGTGKTFTMEGVRAVPELRGIIPNSFAHIFGHIAKAEGDTRFLVRVSYLEIYNEEVRDLLGKDQMQRLEVKERPDVGVYIKDLSGYVVNNADDMDRIMTLGHKNRSVGATNMNEHSSRSHAIFTITIECSEKGVDGNQHVRMGKLHLVDLAGSERQGKTGATGQRLKEATKINLSLSTLGNVISALVDGKSTHVPYRNSKLTRLLQDSLGGNSKTMMCANIGPADYNYDETISTLRYANRAKNIKNKARINEDPKDALLRQFQKEIEELKKKLEEGEEISGSEGSGSEEMDEGDDEGGEAGESRRRRRDSSSSSSSNSSEFTRSSLVPLLTEDKPQTKERGKKKVSPDKMVEMQAKIEEERKALEAKLDMEEEERNKARAELEKREKDLLKAQQEHHILLEKLSALEKKVIVGGVDLLAKAEEQEKLLQESNSELEERRRRAEQLRKELEEKEQERLDIEEKYTSLQEEAQGKTKKLKKVWTMLMAAKSEMADLQQEHHREIEGLLENIRQLSRELRLQMLIIDNFIPQEYQEMIENYVHWNEDIGEWQLKCVAYTGNNMRKQTPAPDKKEKDPFEVDLSHVYLAYTEESMRQSLMKLERPRTSKSSKSGRPKTGRRKRSAKPDAVIESLLQ is encoded by the exons ATGCCG AGTAATAAGCTCGAGAAACCTGACAAACAGGAGGTCAGTGACAATGTAAAGGTGGTGGTGAGATGTCGCCCCCTCAATCAGAAAGAGAAGATGATGGGCCACAAACAGGCCGTCAGTGTGGACGAGATCCGTGGGACCATCACAGTTAACAAACTGGAGACTCCCCAAGAGCCTCCCAAGACCTTCACCTTTGACACAGTGTTTGGGCCAGACAGCAAACAGCTGGACGTGTACAACCTCACAGCCCGCCCCATCGTCGATTCAGTATTAGAGGGATACAATG GCACAATTTTTGCATATGGGCAAACTGGCACAGGAAAAACATTCACTATGGAAGGTGTGAGAGCAGTGCCAGAACTGAGGGGGATAATCCCAAATTCTTTTGCTCATATTTTTGGTCACATTGCTAAGGCAGAGGGTGACACCAG GTTTTTGGTTCGTGTTTCGTACCTTGAGATTTACAATGAAGAAGTGCGGGACTTGTTGGGCAAGGACCAGATGCAAAGGCTTGAG GTGAAAGAAAGACCAGATGTTGGCGTATATATTAAAGATCTCTCTGGATATGTTGTGAATAATGCTGATGACATGGACAGGATAATGACCCTCGGCCACAAAAACC GGTCTGTTGGTGCCACCAATATGAATGAACACAGCTCCCGCTCTCATGCAATCTTCACCATTACTATTGAGTGCAGTGAGAAAGGTGTTGATGGAAATCAGCATGTGCGAATGGGAAAGCTTCATCTGGTTGATCTTGCT GGTTCAGAGAGACAGGGTAAGACTGGAGCCACAGGCCAGAGGTTAAAGGAAGCCACCAAAATAAATCTCTCTCTATCCACACTGGGCAATGTCATCTCTGCTCTGGTGGATGGCAAGAGCACACATGTGCCCTACAGGAACTCCAAACTAACTCGCCTGCTGCAGGATTCACTTGGAGGCAACTCCAAGACCATGATG TGTGCAAATATAGGCCCTGCAGACTACAACTATGATGAGACCATCAGCACCCTTCGCTATGCCAATAGGGCTAAAAATATCAAGAACAAAGCCCGGATCAATGAGGACCCAAAGGATGCTCTGCTTCGCCAGTTTCAGAAAGAGATAGAGGAGCTGAAGAAGAAGCTAGAGGAGG GTGAGGAGATCTCTGGCTCAGAGGGCAGTGGATCAGAAGAGATGGATGAGGGTGATGATGAAGGAGGGGAAGCAGGAGAAAGCCGTAGGAGAAGAAGAG atagtagcagcagcagcagcagcaatagTTCAGAGTTTACCCGCTCCTCTTTAGTACCATTGCTCACTGAGGATAAACCTCAGACTA AAGAAAGAG GGAAGAAGAAGGTTTCCCCAGACAAGATGGTGGAGATGCAGGCAAAGATTGAAGAAGAAAGAAAGGCCCTGGAGGCTAAGCTtgacatggaggaggaggagaggaacaAGGCGAGAGCAGAGCTGGAGAAGAGAGAAAAGGACCTGCTCAAAGCCCA GCAGGAGCATCACATTCTGCTGGAGAAACTGTCAGCCTTAGAGAAGAAGGTGATCGTGGGTGGGGTAGACCTTTTGGCCAAAGCAGAGGAGCAGGAGAAGCTCCTGCAGGAGTCCAACAGTGAGCTGGAGGAACGTCGCAGAAGGGCAGAACAGCTGCGGAAGGAGCTAGAGGAGAAAGAG CAAGAACGTTTGGACATTGAGGAGAAGTACACAAGCCTGCAGGAGGAAGCTCAAGGGAAAACAAAGAAGCTCAAGAAAGTGTGGACCATGCTGATGGCTGCCAAATCTGAG aTGGCAGATTTACAGCAAGAGCATCACAGAGAGATAGAGGGACTCCTGGAGAACATTCGCCAGCTGAGCCGAGAATTGCGGCTCCAGATGCTCATCATAGACAACTTTATTCCTCAGGAATACCAG GAGATGATAGAAAATTATGTGCACTGGAATGAAGACATTGGAGAATGGCAGCTG AAATGTGTGGCGTACACTGGCAACAACATGAGAAAACAGACTCCTGCaccagacaaaaaagaaaaagat CCATTTGAGGTGGATCTGTCCCATGTGTATCTGGCCTACACAGAGGAGAGCATGCGGCAGTCATTGATGAAACTTGAGAGGCCCAGGACCTCAAAGAGTAGCAAGAGTGGACGTCCCAAAACTGGACGAAG GAAAAGATCAGCAAAACCTGATGCTGTAATCGAATCCCTTCTGCAGTGA
- the kif3a gene encoding kinesin-like protein KIF3A isoform X3, with product MPSNKLEKPDKQEVSDNVKVVVRCRPLNQKEKMMGHKQAVSVDEIRGTITVNKLETPQEPPKTFTFDTVFGPDSKQLDVYNLTARPIVDSVLEGYNGTIFAYGQTGTGKTFTMEGVRAVPELRGIIPNSFAHIFGHIAKAEGDTRFLVRVSYLEIYNEEVRDLLGKDQMQRLEVKERPDVGVYIKDLSGYVVNNADDMDRIMTLGHKNRSVGATNMNEHSSRSHAIFTITIECSEKGVDGNQHVRMGKLHLVDLAGSERQGKTGATGQRLKEATKINLSLSTLGNVISALVDGKSTHVPYRNSKLTRLLQDSLGGNSKTMMCANIGPADYNYDETISTLRYANRAKNIKNKARINEDPKDALLRQFQKEIEELKKKLEEGEEISGSEGSGSEEMDEGDDEGGEAGESRRRRREERGKKKVSPDKMVEMQAKIEEERKALEAKLDMEEEERNKARAELEKREKDLLKAQQEHHILLEKLSALEKKVIVGGVDLLAKAEEQEKLLQESNSELEERRRRAEQLRKELEEKEQERLDIEEKYTSLQEEAQGKTKKLKKVWTMLMAAKSEMADLQQEHHREIEGLLENIRQLSRELRLQMLIIDNFIPQEYQEMIENYVHWNEDIGEWQLKCVAYTGNNMRKQTPAPDKKEKDPFEVDLSHVYLAYTEESMRQSLMKLERPRTSKSSKSGRPKTGRRKRSAKPDAVIESLLQ from the exons ATGCCG AGTAATAAGCTCGAGAAACCTGACAAACAGGAGGTCAGTGACAATGTAAAGGTGGTGGTGAGATGTCGCCCCCTCAATCAGAAAGAGAAGATGATGGGCCACAAACAGGCCGTCAGTGTGGACGAGATCCGTGGGACCATCACAGTTAACAAACTGGAGACTCCCCAAGAGCCTCCCAAGACCTTCACCTTTGACACAGTGTTTGGGCCAGACAGCAAACAGCTGGACGTGTACAACCTCACAGCCCGCCCCATCGTCGATTCAGTATTAGAGGGATACAATG GCACAATTTTTGCATATGGGCAAACTGGCACAGGAAAAACATTCACTATGGAAGGTGTGAGAGCAGTGCCAGAACTGAGGGGGATAATCCCAAATTCTTTTGCTCATATTTTTGGTCACATTGCTAAGGCAGAGGGTGACACCAG GTTTTTGGTTCGTGTTTCGTACCTTGAGATTTACAATGAAGAAGTGCGGGACTTGTTGGGCAAGGACCAGATGCAAAGGCTTGAG GTGAAAGAAAGACCAGATGTTGGCGTATATATTAAAGATCTCTCTGGATATGTTGTGAATAATGCTGATGACATGGACAGGATAATGACCCTCGGCCACAAAAACC GGTCTGTTGGTGCCACCAATATGAATGAACACAGCTCCCGCTCTCATGCAATCTTCACCATTACTATTGAGTGCAGTGAGAAAGGTGTTGATGGAAATCAGCATGTGCGAATGGGAAAGCTTCATCTGGTTGATCTTGCT GGTTCAGAGAGACAGGGTAAGACTGGAGCCACAGGCCAGAGGTTAAAGGAAGCCACCAAAATAAATCTCTCTCTATCCACACTGGGCAATGTCATCTCTGCTCTGGTGGATGGCAAGAGCACACATGTGCCCTACAGGAACTCCAAACTAACTCGCCTGCTGCAGGATTCACTTGGAGGCAACTCCAAGACCATGATG TGTGCAAATATAGGCCCTGCAGACTACAACTATGATGAGACCATCAGCACCCTTCGCTATGCCAATAGGGCTAAAAATATCAAGAACAAAGCCCGGATCAATGAGGACCCAAAGGATGCTCTGCTTCGCCAGTTTCAGAAAGAGATAGAGGAGCTGAAGAAGAAGCTAGAGGAGG GTGAGGAGATCTCTGGCTCAGAGGGCAGTGGATCAGAAGAGATGGATGAGGGTGATGATGAAGGAGGGGAAGCAGGAGAAAGCCGTAGGAGAAGAAGAG AAGAAAGAG GGAAGAAGAAGGTTTCCCCAGACAAGATGGTGGAGATGCAGGCAAAGATTGAAGAAGAAAGAAAGGCCCTGGAGGCTAAGCTtgacatggaggaggaggagaggaacaAGGCGAGAGCAGAGCTGGAGAAGAGAGAAAAGGACCTGCTCAAAGCCCA GCAGGAGCATCACATTCTGCTGGAGAAACTGTCAGCCTTAGAGAAGAAGGTGATCGTGGGTGGGGTAGACCTTTTGGCCAAAGCAGAGGAGCAGGAGAAGCTCCTGCAGGAGTCCAACAGTGAGCTGGAGGAACGTCGCAGAAGGGCAGAACAGCTGCGGAAGGAGCTAGAGGAGAAAGAG CAAGAACGTTTGGACATTGAGGAGAAGTACACAAGCCTGCAGGAGGAAGCTCAAGGGAAAACAAAGAAGCTCAAGAAAGTGTGGACCATGCTGATGGCTGCCAAATCTGAG aTGGCAGATTTACAGCAAGAGCATCACAGAGAGATAGAGGGACTCCTGGAGAACATTCGCCAGCTGAGCCGAGAATTGCGGCTCCAGATGCTCATCATAGACAACTTTATTCCTCAGGAATACCAG GAGATGATAGAAAATTATGTGCACTGGAATGAAGACATTGGAGAATGGCAGCTG AAATGTGTGGCGTACACTGGCAACAACATGAGAAAACAGACTCCTGCaccagacaaaaaagaaaaagat CCATTTGAGGTGGATCTGTCCCATGTGTATCTGGCCTACACAGAGGAGAGCATGCGGCAGTCATTGATGAAACTTGAGAGGCCCAGGACCTCAAAGAGTAGCAAGAGTGGACGTCCCAAAACTGGACGAAG GAAAAGATCAGCAAAACCTGATGCTGTAATCGAATCCCTTCTGCAGTGA
- the kif3a gene encoding kinesin-like protein KIF3A isoform X4, translated as MPSNKLEKPDKQEVSDNVKVVVRCRPLNQKEKMMGHKQAVSVDEIRGTITVNKLETPQEPPKTFTFDTVFGPDSKQLDVYNLTARPIVDSVLEGYNGTIFAYGQTGTGKTFTMEGVRAVPELRGIIPNSFAHIFGHIAKAEGDTRFLVRVSYLEIYNEEVRDLLGKDQMQRLEVKERPDVGVYIKDLSGYVVNNADDMDRIMTLGHKNRSVGATNMNEHSSRSHAIFTITIECSEKGVDGNQHVRMGKLHLVDLAGSERQGKTGATGQRLKEATKINLSLSTLGNVISALVDGKSTHVPYRNSKLTRLLQDSLGGNSKTMMCANIGPADYNYDETISTLRYANRAKNIKNKARINEDPKDALLRQFQKEIEELKKKLEEGEEISGSEGSGSEEMDEGDDEGGEAGESRRRRRERGKKKVSPDKMVEMQAKIEEERKALEAKLDMEEEERNKARAELEKREKDLLKAQQEHHILLEKLSALEKKVIVGGVDLLAKAEEQEKLLQESNSELEERRRRAEQLRKELEEKEQERLDIEEKYTSLQEEAQGKTKKLKKVWTMLMAAKSEMADLQQEHHREIEGLLENIRQLSRELRLQMLIIDNFIPQEYQEMIENYVHWNEDIGEWQLKCVAYTGNNMRKQTPAPDKKEKDPFEVDLSHVYLAYTEESMRQSLMKLERPRTSKSSKSGRPKTGRRKRSAKPDAVIESLLQ; from the exons ATGCCG AGTAATAAGCTCGAGAAACCTGACAAACAGGAGGTCAGTGACAATGTAAAGGTGGTGGTGAGATGTCGCCCCCTCAATCAGAAAGAGAAGATGATGGGCCACAAACAGGCCGTCAGTGTGGACGAGATCCGTGGGACCATCACAGTTAACAAACTGGAGACTCCCCAAGAGCCTCCCAAGACCTTCACCTTTGACACAGTGTTTGGGCCAGACAGCAAACAGCTGGACGTGTACAACCTCACAGCCCGCCCCATCGTCGATTCAGTATTAGAGGGATACAATG GCACAATTTTTGCATATGGGCAAACTGGCACAGGAAAAACATTCACTATGGAAGGTGTGAGAGCAGTGCCAGAACTGAGGGGGATAATCCCAAATTCTTTTGCTCATATTTTTGGTCACATTGCTAAGGCAGAGGGTGACACCAG GTTTTTGGTTCGTGTTTCGTACCTTGAGATTTACAATGAAGAAGTGCGGGACTTGTTGGGCAAGGACCAGATGCAAAGGCTTGAG GTGAAAGAAAGACCAGATGTTGGCGTATATATTAAAGATCTCTCTGGATATGTTGTGAATAATGCTGATGACATGGACAGGATAATGACCCTCGGCCACAAAAACC GGTCTGTTGGTGCCACCAATATGAATGAACACAGCTCCCGCTCTCATGCAATCTTCACCATTACTATTGAGTGCAGTGAGAAAGGTGTTGATGGAAATCAGCATGTGCGAATGGGAAAGCTTCATCTGGTTGATCTTGCT GGTTCAGAGAGACAGGGTAAGACTGGAGCCACAGGCCAGAGGTTAAAGGAAGCCACCAAAATAAATCTCTCTCTATCCACACTGGGCAATGTCATCTCTGCTCTGGTGGATGGCAAGAGCACACATGTGCCCTACAGGAACTCCAAACTAACTCGCCTGCTGCAGGATTCACTTGGAGGCAACTCCAAGACCATGATG TGTGCAAATATAGGCCCTGCAGACTACAACTATGATGAGACCATCAGCACCCTTCGCTATGCCAATAGGGCTAAAAATATCAAGAACAAAGCCCGGATCAATGAGGACCCAAAGGATGCTCTGCTTCGCCAGTTTCAGAAAGAGATAGAGGAGCTGAAGAAGAAGCTAGAGGAGG GTGAGGAGATCTCTGGCTCAGAGGGCAGTGGATCAGAAGAGATGGATGAGGGTGATGATGAAGGAGGGGAAGCAGGAGAAAGCCGTAGGAGAAGAAGAG AAAGAG GGAAGAAGAAGGTTTCCCCAGACAAGATGGTGGAGATGCAGGCAAAGATTGAAGAAGAAAGAAAGGCCCTGGAGGCTAAGCTtgacatggaggaggaggagaggaacaAGGCGAGAGCAGAGCTGGAGAAGAGAGAAAAGGACCTGCTCAAAGCCCA GCAGGAGCATCACATTCTGCTGGAGAAACTGTCAGCCTTAGAGAAGAAGGTGATCGTGGGTGGGGTAGACCTTTTGGCCAAAGCAGAGGAGCAGGAGAAGCTCCTGCAGGAGTCCAACAGTGAGCTGGAGGAACGTCGCAGAAGGGCAGAACAGCTGCGGAAGGAGCTAGAGGAGAAAGAG CAAGAACGTTTGGACATTGAGGAGAAGTACACAAGCCTGCAGGAGGAAGCTCAAGGGAAAACAAAGAAGCTCAAGAAAGTGTGGACCATGCTGATGGCTGCCAAATCTGAG aTGGCAGATTTACAGCAAGAGCATCACAGAGAGATAGAGGGACTCCTGGAGAACATTCGCCAGCTGAGCCGAGAATTGCGGCTCCAGATGCTCATCATAGACAACTTTATTCCTCAGGAATACCAG GAGATGATAGAAAATTATGTGCACTGGAATGAAGACATTGGAGAATGGCAGCTG AAATGTGTGGCGTACACTGGCAACAACATGAGAAAACAGACTCCTGCaccagacaaaaaagaaaaagat CCATTTGAGGTGGATCTGTCCCATGTGTATCTGGCCTACACAGAGGAGAGCATGCGGCAGTCATTGATGAAACTTGAGAGGCCCAGGACCTCAAAGAGTAGCAAGAGTGGACGTCCCAAAACTGGACGAAG GAAAAGATCAGCAAAACCTGATGCTGTAATCGAATCCCTTCTGCAGTGA
- the kif3a gene encoding kinesin-like protein KIF3A isoform X5 — protein MPSNKLEKPDKQEVSDNVKVVVRCRPLNQKEKMMGHKQAVSVDEIRGTITVNKLETPQEPPKTFTFDTVFGPDSKQLDVYNLTARPIVDSVLEGYNGTIFAYGQTGTGKTFTMEGVRAVPELRGIIPNSFAHIFGHIAKAEGDTRFLVRVSYLEIYNEEVRDLLGKDQMQRLEVKERPDVGVYIKDLSGYVVNNADDMDRIMTLGHKNRSVGATNMNEHSSRSHAIFTITIECSEKGVDGNQHVRMGKLHLVDLAGSERQGKTGATGQRLKEATKINLSLSTLGNVISALVDGKSTHVPYRNSKLTRLLQDSLGGNSKTMMCANIGPADYNYDETISTLRYANRAKNIKNKARINEDPKDALLRQFQKEIEELKKKLEEGEEISGSEGSGSEEMDEGDDEGGEAGESRRRRRGKKKVSPDKMVEMQAKIEEERKALEAKLDMEEEERNKARAELEKREKDLLKAQQEHHILLEKLSALEKKVIVGGVDLLAKAEEQEKLLQESNSELEERRRRAEQLRKELEEKEQERLDIEEKYTSLQEEAQGKTKKLKKVWTMLMAAKSEMADLQQEHHREIEGLLENIRQLSRELRLQMLIIDNFIPQEYQEMIENYVHWNEDIGEWQLKCVAYTGNNMRKQTPAPDKKEKDPFEVDLSHVYLAYTEESMRQSLMKLERPRTSKSSKSGRPKTGRRKRSAKPDAVIESLLQ, from the exons ATGCCG AGTAATAAGCTCGAGAAACCTGACAAACAGGAGGTCAGTGACAATGTAAAGGTGGTGGTGAGATGTCGCCCCCTCAATCAGAAAGAGAAGATGATGGGCCACAAACAGGCCGTCAGTGTGGACGAGATCCGTGGGACCATCACAGTTAACAAACTGGAGACTCCCCAAGAGCCTCCCAAGACCTTCACCTTTGACACAGTGTTTGGGCCAGACAGCAAACAGCTGGACGTGTACAACCTCACAGCCCGCCCCATCGTCGATTCAGTATTAGAGGGATACAATG GCACAATTTTTGCATATGGGCAAACTGGCACAGGAAAAACATTCACTATGGAAGGTGTGAGAGCAGTGCCAGAACTGAGGGGGATAATCCCAAATTCTTTTGCTCATATTTTTGGTCACATTGCTAAGGCAGAGGGTGACACCAG GTTTTTGGTTCGTGTTTCGTACCTTGAGATTTACAATGAAGAAGTGCGGGACTTGTTGGGCAAGGACCAGATGCAAAGGCTTGAG GTGAAAGAAAGACCAGATGTTGGCGTATATATTAAAGATCTCTCTGGATATGTTGTGAATAATGCTGATGACATGGACAGGATAATGACCCTCGGCCACAAAAACC GGTCTGTTGGTGCCACCAATATGAATGAACACAGCTCCCGCTCTCATGCAATCTTCACCATTACTATTGAGTGCAGTGAGAAAGGTGTTGATGGAAATCAGCATGTGCGAATGGGAAAGCTTCATCTGGTTGATCTTGCT GGTTCAGAGAGACAGGGTAAGACTGGAGCCACAGGCCAGAGGTTAAAGGAAGCCACCAAAATAAATCTCTCTCTATCCACACTGGGCAATGTCATCTCTGCTCTGGTGGATGGCAAGAGCACACATGTGCCCTACAGGAACTCCAAACTAACTCGCCTGCTGCAGGATTCACTTGGAGGCAACTCCAAGACCATGATG TGTGCAAATATAGGCCCTGCAGACTACAACTATGATGAGACCATCAGCACCCTTCGCTATGCCAATAGGGCTAAAAATATCAAGAACAAAGCCCGGATCAATGAGGACCCAAAGGATGCTCTGCTTCGCCAGTTTCAGAAAGAGATAGAGGAGCTGAAGAAGAAGCTAGAGGAGG GTGAGGAGATCTCTGGCTCAGAGGGCAGTGGATCAGAAGAGATGGATGAGGGTGATGATGAAGGAGGGGAAGCAGGAGAAAGCCGTAGGAGAAGAAGAG GGAAGAAGAAGGTTTCCCCAGACAAGATGGTGGAGATGCAGGCAAAGATTGAAGAAGAAAGAAAGGCCCTGGAGGCTAAGCTtgacatggaggaggaggagaggaacaAGGCGAGAGCAGAGCTGGAGAAGAGAGAAAAGGACCTGCTCAAAGCCCA GCAGGAGCATCACATTCTGCTGGAGAAACTGTCAGCCTTAGAGAAGAAGGTGATCGTGGGTGGGGTAGACCTTTTGGCCAAAGCAGAGGAGCAGGAGAAGCTCCTGCAGGAGTCCAACAGTGAGCTGGAGGAACGTCGCAGAAGGGCAGAACAGCTGCGGAAGGAGCTAGAGGAGAAAGAG CAAGAACGTTTGGACATTGAGGAGAAGTACACAAGCCTGCAGGAGGAAGCTCAAGGGAAAACAAAGAAGCTCAAGAAAGTGTGGACCATGCTGATGGCTGCCAAATCTGAG aTGGCAGATTTACAGCAAGAGCATCACAGAGAGATAGAGGGACTCCTGGAGAACATTCGCCAGCTGAGCCGAGAATTGCGGCTCCAGATGCTCATCATAGACAACTTTATTCCTCAGGAATACCAG GAGATGATAGAAAATTATGTGCACTGGAATGAAGACATTGGAGAATGGCAGCTG AAATGTGTGGCGTACACTGGCAACAACATGAGAAAACAGACTCCTGCaccagacaaaaaagaaaaagat CCATTTGAGGTGGATCTGTCCCATGTGTATCTGGCCTACACAGAGGAGAGCATGCGGCAGTCATTGATGAAACTTGAGAGGCCCAGGACCTCAAAGAGTAGCAAGAGTGGACGTCCCAAAACTGGACGAAG GAAAAGATCAGCAAAACCTGATGCTGTAATCGAATCCCTTCTGCAGTGA